From one Kwoniella shandongensis chromosome 4, complete sequence genomic stretch:
- a CDS encoding DNA replication complex GINS protein PSF2 — MALPKTLQPGLTPDELTFLAEEETIDIVPLFSMTRVRLLSGIYGPFQPPSACRVPLWLALSLKRKRKCRIVPPEWLSVERLTAILKDEKENGEGFERLPKRFIETSKVLLDVAPDDLTQPSILRSLLKDLREVRQAKIRIGLQSEGVMRGSYLQVTNLTPLELSELKPFLVKAMTMMQGLEPRQEEEEEEDGGQPLGVEDEYGDE; from the exons ATGGCTCTGCCCAAGACTTTGCAGCCAGGTCTCACACCTGATGAGCTCACTTTCctcgcagaggaagagacgatcGACATCGTCCCGTTATTCTCAATGACAAGAGTCCGATTACTCAGT GGGATATATGGACCTTTTCAACCGCCTTCTGCATGTCGTGTACCCTTATGGCTGGCACTCTCACTAAAACGAAAACGGAAATGCAGGATCGTTCCTCCTGAATGGCTGAGCGTTGAAAGATTGACTGCGATCCtcaaggacgagaaggagaatggagaagggttCGAGAGATTACCGAAGAGGTTCATAGAGACGAGTAAAGTGTTACTCGATGT GGCACCGGACGATCTCACGCAACCTTCAATATTACGGTCCTTGCTCAAAGATCTGAGAGAAGTGAGACAAGCCAAGATTAGAATAGGTTTGCAAAGCGAAGGAGTCATGAGAGGCAGTTATCTTCAG GTTACGAATCTTACACCGCTGGAATTGAGCGAGTTGAAACCTTTCTTAGTGaaagcgatgacgatgatgcaaGGGCTTGAACCGagacaagaagaggaagaggaagaggatggaggacAACCCCTAGGGGTAGAGGACGAGTATGGCGACGAATAG